Proteins from a genomic interval of Rosa chinensis cultivar Old Blush chromosome 2, RchiOBHm-V2, whole genome shotgun sequence:
- the LOC112190601 gene encoding SNF1-related protein kinase regulatory subunit gamma-like PV42a isoform X1, producing the protein MQQMMEQSNTQFSETTQRLRDKKVVDMMPNKRRLVEVPYTATLAHTMNALVANQVLAVPVAAPPGHWIGAGGSMIVEADRQTGAVRKHYIGMATMLDILAHIAGNDGDQLMVDEGGIHDGGFDLEHKMSVPVSSIIGHCLEGLSLWTLNPNTRLFNSRVLSIIDCMEVFSKGIHRALVPLDSHMNNVSGVELVESASSYRMLTQMDVLRFLKEHAEASTELNGILSRTVSELGAVTERVYAITDRTKVIDAIKCMRIALLNAVPIVSSSPANEDDHKQLVNGRGRQVLGTFSATDIRGCHLSTLKTWLPISALEYTETISASPLLSSNPNAVESARELVACRVDSTLAEVIDKVVTKHVHRIWVVDQQGLLMGLISLTDIIRVLRHAVMSETS; encoded by the exons ATGCAGCAAATGATGGAGCAAAGCAATACTCAGTTCTCTGAGACTACTCAGAGGCTGAGAGACAAGAAGGTTGTGGACATGATGCCAAACAAGAGGAGGCTGGTGGAGGTTCCGTACACGGCGACTCTGGCTCACACCATGAACGCATTGGTGGCCAACCAGGTGCTGGCGGTGCCCGTGGCGGCCCCTCCGGGTCATTGGATTGGAGCAGGCGGCTCGATGATTGTGGAAGCTGACAGGCAAACCGGGGCTGTGCGGAAGCACTATATAGGGATGGCAACCATGCTTGATATCCTGGCTCATATTgcaggaaatgatggagatcaATTGATGGTTGATGAGGGAGGGATTCATGATGGGGGGTTTGATCTAGAGCATAAGATGTCTGTCCCCGTTTCTTCGATTATTGGGCATTGCCTCGAGGGTTTAAGCTTGTGGACTCTAAACCCCAACACAAG ACTTTTTAACTCCCGTGTGCTCAGCATCATAGACTGTATGGAAGTTTTTAGCAAAGGAATACACCGTGCTTTGGTACCACTAGACAGCCACATGAACAACGTCTCTGGAGTTGAACTTGTGGAGTCTGCTTCCAGCTATCGAATGCTAACACAAATGGATGTCCTAAGGTTCCTGAAGGAACATGCTGAAGCTAGCACTGAACTGAATGGCATTCTGTCACGCACCGTTTCTGAATTGGGGGCTGTGACAGAGAGGGTTTATGCAATTACTGATCGCACCAAGGTTATAGATGCCATCAAGTGCATGCGAATTGCTTTGCTAAACGCTGTTCCGATAGTTAGTTCCTCCCCTGCCAACGAAGATGACCACAAGCAGCTTGTAAAT GGAAGGGGCAGGCAGGTATTGGGCACATTTTCTGCAACAGATATAAGGGGATGCCACTTGTCAACACTGAAAACATGGTTACCCATAAGCGCACTGGAGTACACAGAGACAATTTCAGCCAGCCCCTTATTATCAAGCAATCCTAATGCGGTCGAGAGTGCAAGAGAACTTGTGGCGTGTCGAGTTGACTCGACACTGGCTGAAGTAATCGACAAGGTCGTCACTAAACACGTGCACAGAATTTGGGTGGTGGATCAACAAGGTTTGCTCATGGGGCTTATTTCACTCACTGATATAATCCGAGTGTTGAGGCACGCCGTGATGTCTGAAACCTCTTGA
- the LOC112189752 gene encoding phosphatidylcholine:diacylglycerol cholinephosphotransferase 1, with protein sequence MNGTVSALTSRRHKRAAAAATNGPTPTAAMSKKLLPVHGCGNKASFMTWTVHDAVHVAKHHWIPCFFAMGLLFFMGVEYTLRMVPSSAPPFDVGFVTTRSLHLLLASSPQLNTLLAGLNTVFVGMQTTYILWTWLIEGRPRATIAALFMFTCRGILGYSTQLPLPQGFLGSGADFPVGNVSFFLFYSGHVAGSVIASLDMRRMQRWELAWTFDALNVLQAVRLLGTRGHYTIDLAVGVGAGILFDSLAGKYEESKRLNSKVASTTSNGAKEALFPLAD encoded by the exons ATGAACGGCACCGTTTCGGCCCTCACTTCTCGGCGCCACAAACgagccgccgccgccgccacaaACGGCCCCACCCCTACCGCCGCCATGTCCAAGAAGCTCCTCCCCGTGCACGGCTGCGGCAACAAGGCCTCCTTCATGACGTGGACGGTGCATGACGCCGTCCACGTCGCCAAGCACCACTGGATACCCTGCTTCTTCGCAATGGGCCTCCTCTTCTTCATGGGCGTCGAGTACACGCTCCGCATGGTGCCCTCCTCCGCGCCGCCCTTCGATGTCGGCTTCGTCACCACGCGctccctccacctcctcctgGCCTCGAGCCCCCAGCTCAACACATTGCTCGCTGGCCTCAACACG GTGTTTGTGGGAATGCAGACAACGTATATATTGTGGACGTGGCTAATCGAGGGCCGTCCAAGAGCCACCATCGCCGCCCTATTTATGTTCACTTGCCGGGGAATCCTTGGTTACTCCACCCAACTTCCGTTGCCTCAG GGATTTTTGGGGTCGGGAGCAGACTTCCCGGTTGGGAATGTatcatttttcttgttctacTCCGGGCATGTAGCAGGGTCTGTGATTGCATCCCTCGACATGAGAAGAATGCAGAGGTGGGAATTGGCATGGACATTTGATGCATTAAATGTGTTGCAAGCTGTGAGATTGTTAGGGACTAGAGGACACTACACAATAGACTTGGCGGTTGGGGTTGGGGCCGGTATTCTCTTTGATTCTCTGGCAGGGAAGTATGAAGAAAGCAAGAGACTAAATTCAAAAGTAGCTTCAACTACTAGTAATGGTGCCAAAGAGGCTTTGTTTCCATTAGCAGATTAG
- the LOC121051848 gene encoding ATPase 11, plasma membrane-type-like: MRCSKEGLSSEAAEERLAIFGHNKLKEKQGKPPDWQDFAVIVTLLVINSTISFIKENNAGNAAVALMDRLAPKAKVKYEYHFA; encoded by the exons ATGAGATGTAGCAAAGAGGGTCTTAGCAGTGAGGCTGCTGAGGAAAGATTAGCCATTTTTGGGCATAACAAGCTCAAGGAAAAGCAG GGGAAGCCTCCTGACTGGCAAGATTTTGCAGTTATTGTTACTCTGCTGGTCATCAACTCCACCATTAGTTTCATCAAGGAAAATAATGCGGGTAATGCTGCAGTAGCTCTCATGGATCGTCTTGCTCCTAAAGCCAAG GTTAAATATGAATACCACTTTGCCTAG
- the LOC112190601 gene encoding SNF1-related protein kinase regulatory subunit gamma-like PV42a isoform X2 encodes MQQMMEQSNTQFSETTQRLRDKKVVDMMPNKRRLVEVPYTATLAHTMNALVANQVLAVPVAAPPGHWIGAGGSMIVEADRQTGAVRKHYIGMATMLDILAHIAGNDGDQLMVDEGGIHDGGFDLEHKMSVPVSSIIGHCLEGLSLWTLNPNTSIIDCMEVFSKGIHRALVPLDSHMNNVSGVELVESASSYRMLTQMDVLRFLKEHAEASTELNGILSRTVSELGAVTERVYAITDRTKVIDAIKCMRIALLNAVPIVSSSPANEDDHKQLVNGRGRQVLGTFSATDIRGCHLSTLKTWLPISALEYTETISASPLLSSNPNAVESARELVACRVDSTLAEVIDKVVTKHVHRIWVVDQQGLLMGLISLTDIIRVLRHAVMSETS; translated from the exons ATGCAGCAAATGATGGAGCAAAGCAATACTCAGTTCTCTGAGACTACTCAGAGGCTGAGAGACAAGAAGGTTGTGGACATGATGCCAAACAAGAGGAGGCTGGTGGAGGTTCCGTACACGGCGACTCTGGCTCACACCATGAACGCATTGGTGGCCAACCAGGTGCTGGCGGTGCCCGTGGCGGCCCCTCCGGGTCATTGGATTGGAGCAGGCGGCTCGATGATTGTGGAAGCTGACAGGCAAACCGGGGCTGTGCGGAAGCACTATATAGGGATGGCAACCATGCTTGATATCCTGGCTCATATTgcaggaaatgatggagatcaATTGATGGTTGATGAGGGAGGGATTCATGATGGGGGGTTTGATCTAGAGCATAAGATGTCTGTCCCCGTTTCTTCGATTATTGGGCATTGCCTCGAGGGTTTAAGCTTGTGGACTCTAAACCCCAACACAAG CATCATAGACTGTATGGAAGTTTTTAGCAAAGGAATACACCGTGCTTTGGTACCACTAGACAGCCACATGAACAACGTCTCTGGAGTTGAACTTGTGGAGTCTGCTTCCAGCTATCGAATGCTAACACAAATGGATGTCCTAAGGTTCCTGAAGGAACATGCTGAAGCTAGCACTGAACTGAATGGCATTCTGTCACGCACCGTTTCTGAATTGGGGGCTGTGACAGAGAGGGTTTATGCAATTACTGATCGCACCAAGGTTATAGATGCCATCAAGTGCATGCGAATTGCTTTGCTAAACGCTGTTCCGATAGTTAGTTCCTCCCCTGCCAACGAAGATGACCACAAGCAGCTTGTAAAT GGAAGGGGCAGGCAGGTATTGGGCACATTTTCTGCAACAGATATAAGGGGATGCCACTTGTCAACACTGAAAACATGGTTACCCATAAGCGCACTGGAGTACACAGAGACAATTTCAGCCAGCCCCTTATTATCAAGCAATCCTAATGCGGTCGAGAGTGCAAGAGAACTTGTGGCGTGTCGAGTTGACTCGACACTGGCTGAAGTAATCGACAAGGTCGTCACTAAACACGTGCACAGAATTTGGGTGGTGGATCAACAAGGTTTGCTCATGGGGCTTATTTCACTCACTGATATAATCCGAGTGTTGAGGCACGCCGTGATGTCTGAAACCTCTTGA